From Plasmodium yoelii strain 17X genome assembly, chromosome: 11, a single genomic window includes:
- a CDS encoding merozoite surface protein 8: MKKSSQIIIFLLLSLFCKFSIGNCNENGNGNINKANNNSIIRKERKRKSKSDFSKGEPENKEHEIINLYDDVQELLGPDEMNMLDKYSILGIDDCSNENENNKIISEYDLKAMKSVLLYKNRISRASINNLDDVKTVFKRCFNKDDPELSKSYEQIQNQVANEGTTIIDYLSNYISNIYIKINDEFVKNEEFQLSKYIPELEIINYVLYNGPKEIGNKIKNELIEINNLIISESLTSIYSSVVSGLNINCKIKDDLITILNLANGKYFKVNFSSQATMIIPEQYSHESEHMKKISEYFIEKNRVCKNENCPINSNCYVIDSVETCRCIPGFSKNEESENLECLINESTSCENNNGGCDVNANCILLEDKIMCECNNKFNGDGIYCSSAIYYGMNVFIFFLISIVCIYIM, translated from the coding sequence atgaaaaagagttcacaaataataatttttttgttattatcattattttgtaaatttagTATCGGGAATTGTAATGAAAATGGAAACggtaatataaataaagccaataataatagtataataagaaaagaaagaaaaagaaaaagtaaAAGTGATTTTAGTAAAGGGGAACCTGAAAATAAGGAACatgaaattattaatttatatgatgATGTGCAAGAATTATTAGGACCCGACGAAATGAATATGTTAGACAAATATTCAATATTAGGAATAGATGATTGTtctaatgaaaatgaaaataataaaataattagcGAATATGATCTTAAAGCAATGAAGAgtgtattattatataaaaaccGAATATCAAGAGCATCAATAAACAATTTAGATGATGTTAAAACTGTATTTAAAAGATGTTTTAATAAGGATGATCCTGAATTAAGTAAAAGTTATGAACAAATCCAAAACCAAGTAGCTAACGAAGGAACAACTATAATAGAttatttatcaaattatatttcaaatatttatattaaaataaatgatgaatttgtaaaaaatgaagaatttcaactatcaaaatatattcctGAACttgaaataattaattatgTACTTTATAATGGACCTAAAGAAATAggaaacaaaataaaaaatgaattaatcgaaataaataatttaataatatctGAATCTCTTACCTCAATATATAGTTCTGTTGTTTCAGggttaaatataaattgtaAAATTAAAGATGATTTAATAACTATACTTAATTTAGCAAAtggtaaatattttaaagtaaATTTTAGTAGTCAAGCTACAATGATTATTCCTGAGCAATATTCTCATGAATCTGAGcacatgaaaaaaatatcagaatattttattgaaaaaaatcgAGTTTGTAAAAATGAGAACTGTCCAATCAATTCAAATTGTTATGTTATTGATAGTGTAGAAACTTGTAGATGTATTCCAGGATTTtctaaaaatgaagaaagcGAAAATTTAGAATGTTTAATAAATGAATCTACTTCttgtgaaaataataatggtgGATGTGATGTAAATGcaaattgtatattattagaAGATAAAATAATGTGTGAATGtaataacaaatttaatgGAGATGGTATTTATTGTTCAAGTGCCATTTATTATGGAAtgaatgtttttattttctttttaatttcaatagtatgcatatatataatgtaa